The nucleotide sequence CGCGAGCACGACGTTCGCCGAGGACGAGCGGAACGAGCACCCCCTGAACGTCTACGGCCATTCCAAGCTCCTGGTCGACCGGCTGGTCCGCCGCGCGCTTCTTCGAAGCCACGGCCACGGTCGTCGGGCTGCGCTACTTCAACGTCTACGGCCCGGGCGAAGCCCACAAGGGACGCATGGCCTCGGTGGTGTTCCAGATGGCCCGGCAGCTGCGGGAGACGGGCTCCGTCCGGCTGTTCGTGGGCACCGGCGGATACGCCGACGGCGAGCAGCGGCGGGATTTCGTTTACGTCGAGGATGTCGTGCGCGCGAACCTGTTCTTCGCCCGGGGACCGGTCCGCAAGGGGGTCGTCAACTGCGGAACCGGCCGGAGCCGCACTTTCAACGACGTGGCGCACGCGCTCATCGCTGCGCACGGCTCGGGTACCATCCAGTACACCGCGCTGCCCGAGGGATTGGAGTCGCGCTACCAGAGTTTCACCGAAGCGGATCTCGCCGGGCTGCGGCGGCTGGGCTATGAGGCGTC is from Gemmatimonadales bacterium and encodes:
- a CDS encoding NAD-dependent epimerase/dehydratase family protein; its protein translation is MASVVFQMARQLRETGSVRLFVGTGGYADGEQRRDFVYVEDVVRANLFFARGPVRKGVVNCGTGRSRTFNDVAHALIAAHGSGTIQYTALPEGLESRYQSFTEADLAGLRRLGYEAS